From one Plasmodium malariae genome assembly, chromosome: 12 genomic stretch:
- the PmUG01_12017200 gene encoding ethanolamine-phosphate cytidylyltransferase, putative, with protein sequence MKKESGLMMRNEFLVNTIYNHGNLKKILGLLKSIKRNNKLDYVGKVCEQFNVDDEDEICRIFLNELKNMCKDDQINRNIVSDSNDNNMSKLHNMINNNSNSNSNSNSNNISNNNNSNNNNSNNNNSNNNNSNNNNSSNNNSNNNNSNNNNNSSNNNNSNNNNSNNNNGNNNNNSSNNTNSGSKGYLECNSDPIYGDIKDINSSPSNNSEEINEYDLNCSTSTLEKNNKSTRIYVDGIFDLSHSGHFNAMRQAKKLGDIVVVGINSDEDALNSKGVMPIYTQEERGALIAGCKWVDEVIVGTKYTVSMELLEKYNCDYAAHGSDVAYDRNGKCCYEEVRKNNKLKIFERSYGISSTTIINHLLQAVNSGNNNNSSSTFTANNDNSKNTSTAMSCNKGTNNNLNSCGDDNNYIYNQDEADSECNNINSNININTYSTNCVNGSGEKINFKKCKINPKELEEQFKNTEIVGTDNVTKLNDHISNVKNSLNKNKCYVTASQLYQFMENHDKKKKHRVVYVDGSFDIFHIGHLKILENAKKLGDYLLVGMHSDDVVRTMKGKYFPVVSLLERTLNVLAMKVVDDVVIGAPWVITESFIKRFHIDVVVRGTIVDYVYSHNEIDPYTIPKKLNIFRELSSESGITTFEIIQRIEKNKMCLMNSITKRKKNEENIWKVSSSYVLN encoded by the exons atgaaaaaggaaagtGGATTAATGATGAGGAACGAATTTTTAGTTAATACAATTTATAATCATggaaatttgaaaaaaattttgggtttgttaaaaagtataaagagaaataataaaCTGGACTATGTAGGAAAGGTATGTGAGCAATTTAATGTAGATGATGAGGACGAAATATGTaggatatttttaaatgaactaaaaaatatgtgtaaAGATGATCAGATAAACAGGAATATTGTTAGCGatagtaatgataataatatgagTAAACTGCATAATatgattaataataatagtaacagtaacagtaatagtaatagtaataatatttctaataataataatagtaataataataatagtaataataataatagtaataataataatagtaataataataatagcagtaataataatagtaataataataatagtaataataataataatagcagtaataataataatagtaataataataatagtaataataataatggtaataataataataatagcagtaataATACCAATAGTGGTAGTAAAGGCTACCTCGAATGCAACAGTGATCCCATTTATGGTGATATAAAAGACATTAACAGTTCCCCATCAAATAATTCTGAAGAAATTAATGAATACGATTTAAATTGTAGTACATCAACActagagaaaaataataaatccACACGAATATATGTGGATGGTATATTTGATTTATCCCATTCTGGTCATTTTAATGCTATGAGACAAGCAAAAAAGTTAGGTGATATTGTAGTAGTTGGGATAAATTCGGATGAAGACGCTTTGAATTCTAAAGGGGTTATGCCAATATATACACAAGAAGAAAGAGGAGCATTAATAGCTGGTTGTAAGTGGGTAGATGAAGTTATCGTAGGAACAAAATATACTGTAAGTATGGAgctattagaaaaatataattgcgATTATGCAGCTCATGGTAGTGATGTTGCTTATGATCGTAATGGAAAATGTTGTTATGAAGAAgtaaggaaaaataataaattaaaaatatttgaaagaAGTTATGGTATATCTAGCACAACGATAATTAACCATTTACTGCAAGCGGTAAATAgcggtaataataataacagtagtaGTACGTTTACTgcaaataatgataatagtaaaaatacaTCAACAGCAATGAGCTGTAACAAGggtacaaataataatttgaatagTTGTGGagatgataataattatatatacaaccAGGATGAAGCAGATAGTGAATGTAATAACATTAATAGTAATATCaatataaatacttataGTACGAACTGTGTGAATGGGTCAGgcgaaaaaattaattttaaaaaatgtaaaatcaATCCCAAAGAATTGGAAGAGCAGTTCAAAAATACTGAAATAGTTGGAACAGATAATGTAACAAAGTTAAATGATCATATATCCAATGTAAAGaattctttaaataaaaataaatgttatgTGACAGCATCCCAGTTATATCAATTTATGGAAAAtcatgataaaaaaaagaagcacaGAGTAGTATATGTTGATGGGTCATTTGATATATTCCATATAggtcatttaaaaatattagagaATGCCAAAAAGTTAGGAGATTATTTATTAGTAGGTATGCATTCTGATGATGTCGTTAGAACAatgaaaggaaaatatttccCTGTTGTTTCATTACTAGAAAGAACGTTAAATGTTTTAGCTATGAAGGTAGTAGATGATGTAGTTATCGGAGCCCCTTGGGTTATTACAGAAAGTTTTATTAAACGTTTTCATATTGATGTTGTAGTAAGAGGAACAATTGTAGACTATGTTTACTCACATAATGAAATAGACCCTTATACCATTCCGAAGAAGCTAAACATATTTAGGGAACTTTCTTCCGAATCG GGTATCACCACATTTGAAATAATTCAGAGgattgaaaaaaacaaaatgtgtCTCATGAATAGCATTACAAAAAG GAAAAAGAATGAAGAGAACATTTGGAAAGTTAGCAGTTCgtatgttttaaattaa
- the LRR4.1 gene encoding leucine-rich repeat protein: MDCVLSNQEIKKIVERNEAYYSVIELNDVLYLNNKFYRKIESLQNLQNLKTLYLNNNALESICGLDCCVNLIALYLNCNRISKIENLHSLKKLRILNLEDNNICEIENLDNLKNLEDLNLSNNCLGSKGSSNIVHLRENKKISILNISNNQINDDILDNLTHLENLSILYLMNNPILVKYKNYRKLFVYTLNRLTFLDYKPIKMEERRCVEAFFEGGLAKEMEEMEKIKKEKKTQHENSIECTISKITYGLQSFKQI, encoded by the exons ATGGACTGCGTTTTAAGCAAccaagaaattaaaaaaatcgTTGAAAGAAATGAAGCTTACTATTCTGTTATAGAGTTGAATGATGTGCTTTATTTAAACAATAAATTCTATAGAAAAATCGAAAGTTTGCAGAATTTGCAGAATTTAAAAACCTTATATCTGAATAATAATG CACTGGAAAGCATTTGTGGCCTCGACTGTTGCGTTAATCTGATTGCTCT atACCTTAACTGTAACCGAATTTccaaaattgaaaatttacaCTCCTTGAAAAAGCTAAGAATATTGAATTTGGAAGACAACAATATTTGTGAGATAGAAAATTTGG ATAATTTAAAGAATTTAGAAGATTTAAATTTGAGTAACAATTGTTTGGGAAGTAAAGGCTCTTCAAATATTGTACACTTACGAGAGAACAAAAAGATatcaattttaaatattagcAACAATCAAATAAATGACGATATTCTGGATAACTTGACTCATTTGGAAAATCTgtctattttatatttgatgAACAACCCCATA TTGgtgaaatacaaaaattacaGAAAATTATTCGTGTATACGTTGAATAGGTTAACTTTTCTTGATTACAAACCAATCAAAATGGAGGAAAGAAG gTGCGTTGAAGCCTTTTTTGAGGGAGGTTTAGCAAAGGAGATggaagaaatggaaaaaattaaaaaggagaaaaaaacaCAACATGAAAATTCTATAGAATGTacaatttcaaaaattacatatgGATTGCAATcgtttaaacaaatataa